One Anastrepha obliqua isolate idAnaObli1 chromosome 6, idAnaObli1_1.0, whole genome shotgun sequence DNA window includes the following coding sequences:
- the LOC129250562 gene encoding uncharacterized protein LOC129250562 — protein MSNSTKTRDSALNAIKRYMAKSIDEGFTMDAENMASYFQLLSEQKCAYPSRNLVLYNLSRVKNCRTKSKDSSTKASVSTVIRLPKMELPTFSGDSTEWIGYFDAFSSLVDSNSALSDGQKLHYLRSCLKGDALKIISGFKICDANYIEAWGLLTSWYIVIRVIVESHLRALAEIKRATHDNADAIKGVIDAFQQHIRELKALGRPIDFWDDCGPHKIYSCEKFRELDLPTKSQFVKQGRICFNCLSSGHYKDRCNSASTCRMCKQRHHTLLHGALHSTTVTAMNNYIGNATHPLCAADATSKVSAKTFELPASVDVPRVSSCLNSSSSPHIAVERVVLLSTALVKVRDCSGNWQPARALFDSGSHASFVTEACVQRLGLPRSTSEVNITGIGSAQGERARGEVSLSLSSFSTNQCFTFKTLILSKITSELPTQTIATSSRPHIRGLFLADPHFMKPGRVDILIDMDVMDQLIFTELRKGPSGAPMAQLTIFGWTLFGSVNGSEPDMPRLQSLHCDVHLDRALNKLWELEEAPQKTYEERYCEDHFETTHRREPNGRLACDSDLRLRYNEFMNELIDMKHMQVTSETMNLTYYLPHHPVLKESSITTKLRVVLNASAKSTSGNSLNEALFVGPQLQEDLYTILLRYAVTADVAKMYRQICVSLKHADLQRIVWRSHPSLPIQDFRMVRVTYGVAAASHLAVRSLQQTAGESSNGCARAVSVILKDFYMDDLLTGASSKEELRLLQQNISEILREGGFELRKWASNCAELIISISNASTNISHYIVDDKDVHALGLIWNTEGDYLTFTINLREPPVKLTKRMFLLDASMLFDPLGLLAPVTINSKIWFQDIWRTKVGWDDIIPESIATKWLEHRIELKQLAHLKVSRWFGTEVAGSFTQLHVFADASERAYAAVLYA, from the exons atgtcgaattctaCTAAAACGCGCGATTCTGCCCTCAATGCCATTAAACGGTATATGGCAAAAAGTATTGATGAGGGATTCACTATGGATGCAGAAAATATGGCAAGCTACTTTCAGTTATTGAGTGAACA aaaatgtgcGTATCCAAGCCGAAATTTGGTACTCTACAACTTGAGCCGCGTGAAAAATTGTCGTACTAAATCGAAAGATAGCTCTACAAAGGCATCTGTGTCCACGGTTATACGTTTACCGAAAATGGAGTTGCCCACATTCTCCGGTGACTCTACAGAATGGATTGGTTATTTCGACGCGTTTTCCTCGTTAGTTGATAGTAACTCTGCTTTATCAGATGGACAAAAGTTGCACTATCTCCGAAGCTGCTTGAAAGGTGACGCGTTGAAAATTATCagtggttttaaaatatgtgACGCAAATTACATTGAAGCTTGGGGTCTATTAACATCGTGGTATATAGTTATTCGCGTAATTGTGGAATCTCATCTTCGCGCGTTGGCTGAAATTAAAAGAGCTACGCATGACAATGCTGACGCAATCAAAGGTGTAATTGATGCGTTCCAACAGCATATTCGCGAGCTTAAGGCATTGGGTCGTCCGATTGATTTTTGGGATGATTG TGGACCTCATAAAATTTACagttgtgaaaaatttcgtgaattgGACTTGCCCACGAAATCACAGTTCGTGAAGCAAGGTCGCATATGTTTCAACTGCTTAAGTTCAGGTCACTATAAAGACCGTTGTAACAGTGCTTCCACTTGCCGCATGTGTAAACAACGTCATCACACCCTGTTGCACGGTGCTTTGCATTCAACGACCGTTACCGCAATGAACAATTACATCGGCAACGCGACACATCCGTTATGCGCTGCTGACGCCACATCAAAGGTAAGCGCAAAAACTTTTGAACTTCCAGCAAGCGTCGACGTTCCACGCGTTTCTTCATGCCTGAACTCGAGCTCCAGTCCACACATAGCGGTAGAAAGAGTTGTGCTGTTATCCACCGCATTAGTGAAGGTACGTGACTGTTCTGGTAATTGGCAGCCCGCACGTGCCCTTTTCGATTCTGGATCACATGCTTCCTTTGTGACCGAGGCGTGTGTGCAACGCTTAGGCCTGCCGCGATCAACATCTGAAGTTAACATTACTGGAATTGGGTCAGCGCAAGGAGAACGAGCTAGAGGTGAAGTATCACTTTCACTTTCTTCTTTCTCTACAAATCAATGCTTTACTTTCAAAACGTTAATTCTGTCTAAAATTACAAGCGAGTTGCCAACACAGACTATAGCTACTTCATCGCGGCCACATATCCGAGGTTTGTTTTTAGCCGATCCCCATTTTATGAAGCCTGGGCGGGTCGATATATTGATTGATATGGATGTTATGGATCAACTGATCTTTACAGAACTTCGTAAGGGTCCATCTGGAGCTCCTATGGCTCAACTGACGATCTTTGGGTGGACTCTGTTTGGAAGCGTGAATGGATCTGAGCCTGATATGCCACGCTTACAGTCGTTACATTGCGATGTTCATTTGGATCGAGCATTAAACAAGCTATGGGAGTTAGAGGAAGCTCCGCAAAAAACGTATGAGGAGCGTTACTGTGAAGACCATTTTGAAACAACGCATCGAAGGGAACCTAACGGACG ACTCGCTTGTGACTCCGATCTTCGTTTACGCTACAATGAATTCATGAATGAACTCATTGACATGAAACATATGCAGGTCACGTCAGAGACTATGAATCTAACGTATTATTTGCCTCATCATCCTGTTTTAAAGGAAAGTAGTATCACGACCAAATTGAGGGTTGTACTTAACGCGTCCGCAAAATCGACTTCCGGAAATTCGCTGAATGAAGCATTATTTGTAGGACCTCAATTGCAAGAAGATTTGTACACGATCTTACTCCGCTATGCTGTAACGGCAGATGTCGCCAAAATGTATCGTCAAATCTGCGTATCCTTAAAACACGCCGATTTGCAGCGCATCGTATGGCGTAGCCACCCATCCCTGCCTATCCAAGATTTTCGCATGGTTCGCGTAACGTACGGAGTGGCAGCTGCGTCTCATCTAGCTGTCCGATCACTTCAACAGACGGCAGGAGAGTCGTCGaatggttgtgctagggctgttAGTGTTATTCTCAAGGATTTTTACATGGATGATCTACTTACTGGTGCATCTAGTAAAGAAGAACTTCGAttgttgcagcaaaatatttccgaaatatTGAGGGAAGGGGGGTTTGAACTTCGTAAGTGGGCATCGAACTGCGCTGAACTAATCATAAGCATTTCCAATGCATCTACGAACATATCACATTATATTGTCGACGATAAGGATGTTCACGCTTTAGGTCTTATCTGGAACACAGAAGGAGACTACCTCACGTTTACCATTAACTTGAGGGAACCGCCAGTTAAGTTGACCAAGCGCATGTTTCTATTAGATGCAAGTATGCTCTTCGATCCTCTAGGCCTACTTGCTCCCGTaactataaattcaaaaatttggtttcaagaCATATGGCGCACTAAGGTAGGTTGGGATGATATCATTCCTGAGTCTATCGCAACGAAGTGGTTGGAGCATCGCATAGAACTCAAGCAATTGGCACATTTGAAGGTGAGCCGTTGGTTTGGTACTGAAGTAGCTGGGTCATTTACGCAATTGCACGTATTCGCAGACGCGTCCGAGCGCGCTTACGCCGCCGTTTTGTATGCATGA
- the LOC129250563 gene encoding uncharacterized protein LOC129250563 has protein sequence MFLRSGKEVNAVEIEREGIENKEITQAKSEHINIEMALNNQNSGGIEGEGLNVELLRMLTEKLCSDSRSSVSVESFAKIVPDYDGISTPVKLWLKNFEDNAAAYELNEKQKYVNARNKMKGTAKLFLETVTVPNYNDLREALTSEFDKQLSSAEVHQQLRDRRIKDSENIHEYILNMRKVAAMGSVEEASVIRYIVEGLKMRNELKILLLNSKTYKELLEQYEIIETMNSSKERTVRSERKFGSSAAAATAHRHNTQAWETNRMNERKQHCYNCGSTRHVRSECREETKCFKCNGNGHIAKNCTKQNVNLVSKRLKQMRIGENSVNCLVDTGADVTLMRYSTYKRLFQQYPLKANSIKLYGLGNKNTDVRGMFSSTIEVDGLKTEHTILVVDDNNIMFDALIGFDQIEKFTSTVNATGYTFTEKSVDTSIATVFNVQGVDKIDVPHKYKNIVNQMVMNYTPNNATEKCPVHLKIIPSNDKICFKEKPSRLSAIENAVVKQQIEDWLQEGVIRESISDVGLRNEGIMKLYVDDIVVFGQTAEACLANVQRVLQRAQLYGLEIKWSKWQFLQNRINFLGNTIQDGKVWPGHEKLKTVKNFPTPNNLRSVQAFLGLTGYFRKFVQDYALIAKPLTQLLKKDTEFKIAREELAAVAMLKAILVEEPVLKIFKQTAKTQLHVDASKSGFGGVLLQLQDDKWHPVYYWSRKTTPHEEKLHSYVLEVKAAYLATKRLRHYLLGIEMKHVDSLSRYPVFVVTSEIRARIVKAQQSDEHLKAVAEILKEKAYGNFVIKDELTYKQLSGRDVLAEPKRMEKEIIDKAHGVGHMGVQKTMHAIEQDYFIPHLEH, from the exons ATGTTTCTAAGATCTGGAAAAGAAGTAAATGCAGTAGAAATTGAACGAGAAGGAattgaaaacaaagaaataactCAAGCTAAGAGTGAACACATTAATATCGAAATGGCATTAAATAACCAAAACTCAGGCGGTATAGAAGGAGAAGGATTAAATGTTGAACTTTTACGTATGTTGACAGAAAAGCTTTGCAGCGATTCAAGAAGTTCAGTTTCAGTTGAGAGCTTCGCTAAAATTGTCCCCGATTACGATGGAATAAGTACACCTGTAAAGTTGTGGTTAAAGAATTTCGAGGACAATGCAGCAGCATACGAGCTAAACgaaaaacagaaatatgtaaACGCAAGAAACAAAATGAAAGGTACAGCAAAACTGTTCCTTGAGACGGTTACAGTACCAAATTATAATGATTTACGCGAAGCGCTTACATCTGAATTTGACAAACAGCTTAGTAGTGCTGAAGTCCACCAACAACTTAGGGATAGAAGAATAAAAGATTCGGAGAACATTCATGAGTATATTCTAAACATGCGAAAAGTAGCAGCAATGGGAAGCGTAGAAGAAGCGTCAGTTATCCGGTACATCGTCGAAGGGTTAAAAATGCGGAACGAGTTGAAAATTCTTCTGTTAAATTCAAAAACGTACAAAGAGTTACTGGAACaatatgaaattattgaaacGATGAACAGCAGCAAAGAACGCACCGTACGCAGCGAAAGGAAGTTTGGTAGCAGCGCAGCGGCAGCAACTGCGCATAGGCACAACACGCAAGCATGGGAAACAAATAGAATGAATGAACGTAAGCAGCACTGCTATAACTGTGGATCGACTAGACATGTGAGATCAGAGTGTAGAGAGGAAACGAAATGTTTCAAATGCAATGGAAATGGTCACATTGCGAAAAACTGCACAAAACAAAACGTCAACTTAGTTTCAAAGAGGTTGAAGCAAATGAGAATAGGTGAGAACAGTGTGAATTGTCTTGTGGATACTGGTGCAGATGTCACGCTCATGCGGTATAGCACTTACAAAAGATTATTTCAGCAATACCCTCTAAAAGCAAACAGCATAAAGTTATATGGCTTAGGTAACAAAAATACCGACGTTCGAGGCATGTTTTCTAGTACTATTGAAGTAGATGGCTTGAAAACCGAGCATACAATCCTAGTGGTAGACGACAATAATATAATGTTCGATGCACTAATTGGATTCGACCAAATAGAAAAATTCACTTCGACGGTGAATGCGACCGGGtatacatttacagagaaaagcGTAGACACCAGTATAGCAACAGTTTTTAATGTTCAAGGCGTGGACAAAATTGATGTGCCGCATAAATACAAGAATATAGTAAATCAAATGGTAATGAACTATACGCCAAACAATGCAACTGAAAAATGCCCTgtacatttgaaaattattccCAGTAATgacaaaatatgttttaaagaaaaacccAGTCGATTGTCGGCAATCGAAAACGCGGTGGTAAAGCAGCAAATTGAAGATTGGTTACAAGAGGGTGTTATTCGGGAGTCTATTTCCGATGTA GGTTTGCGCAACGAGGGTATAATGAAGTTGTATGTAGACGATATAGTTGTGTTTGGGCAAACAGCAGAAGCGTGTCTAGCAAATGTGCAAAGGGTTTTGCAGCGTGCACAATTGTACGGTTTAGAAATCAAGTGGTCCAAGTGgcaatttttacaaaatcgCATAAATTTTCTTGGTAATACCATACAGGATGGCAAAGTCTGGCCTGGCCATGAAAAATTGAAGACAGtaaaaaattttcctacaccaaACAACTTAAGAAGTGTACAAGCTTTTCTTGGTTTGACAGGTTATTTTAGGAAATTCGTCCAAGATTATGCGTTGATAGCGAAGCCGTTGACTCAGCTTCTTAAAAAAGATACAGAATTCAAGATTGCACGCGAAGAACTGGCAGCAGTGGCTATGTTGAAAGCAATATTGGTAGAAGAGCCAGTCCTAAAGATTTTTAAGCAAACGGCGAAGACTCAGCTTCACGTTGATGCCTCTAAATCTGGTTTTGGCGGTGTACTCTTACAGCTACAGGACGATAAGTGGCATCCAGTGTATTATTGGAGTAGAAAGACTACGCCACACGAAGAAAAGTTGCATAGCTATGTTTTAGAAGTAAAAGCTGCTTATTTGGCAACAAAAAGACTGCGACATTACTTGCTAGGTATTGA GATGAAACACGTGGACTCGCTAAGTCGCTATccagtttttgttgttacatCTGAAATTCGAGCACGAATAGTAAAAGCCCAACAAAGCGATGAACATTTGAAAGCTGTAGCAGAAATTCTAAAAGAGAAAGCGTatggaaattttgttattaaagaTGAATTGACTTACAAACAATTAAGTGGGCGTGACGTTTTAGCGGAGCCAAAGAGAATGGAGAAAGAAATTATTGATAAAGCGCATGGTGTCGGGCATATGGGTGTGCAGAAAACTATGCACGCAATTGAGCAAGACTACTTTATCCCACATTTAGAACATTAG